In Borrelia turicatae 91E135, the following are encoded in one genomic region:
- a CDS encoding BTA121 domain-containing protein surface lipoprotein, with protein MLRLRIYNSLLLLVVSCIISCDLKKQREIAMRDSVFKDSNIIGTFEGIDTEYSIGTKLDNLLDTFGFFDDEREVIEYIRGVVTDPSIGRLEDYKTYSMDEFYNLLVVLGVDRVKEIMERNLFIFGSLKETEAVMKDFKKDESKQGDRSNFLRKIYLLNLKEAFSGSNPDEVYYKAINNHRFSNNFAWRTREDKSEVIKKQVESLVKVEKLYSELSDEEYEIIEYVRGVVAKPLFGGGPLLDVFTGLDFLFRLGDWGVDKVKKLLGHVLLTLNSLKETESLIEGMKDEELRQELQDEFGYAKREYLYELYYTFTHSVYDRFNSLHGEDSNQLRFTAFKDKVKLIVGTENIENDIIYRLLP; from the coding sequence ATGCTAAGGTTGAGAATTTATAATTCGTTATTATTACTAGTAGTAAGCTGTATAATAAGTTGTGATTTAAAAAAACAAAGAGAAATCGCGATGAGAGATAGTGTGTTTAAAGATAGTAATATTATAGGTACTTTTGAAGGAATAGATACGGAGTACAGTATAGGCACTAAGCTTGATAATCTTTTAGACACATTTGGTTTTTTTGATGATGAGAGGGAAGTAATTGAGTATATACGAGGTGTAGTAACCGATCCTAGTATTGGGAGGCTTGAAGATTACAAAACGTATAGTATGGATGAGTTTTATAACTTGCTTGTTGTTTTAGGTGTTGATAGAGTTAAAGAAATTATGGAGCGTAATTTATTTATTTTTGGCTCATTAAAAGAGACCGAAGCAGTTATGAAAGATTTTAAGAAAGACGAATCAAAGCAAGGAGATAGGTCTAATTTTTTAAGAAAAATATATTTATTGAATTTAAAAGAAGCATTCAGTGGGTCTAATCCTGATGAGGTTTATTATAAAGCTATAAATAATCATAGATTTTCTAATAATTTTGCTTGGAGAACACGTGAAGATAAATCAGAAGTTATTAAAAAACAGGTTGAATCCCTTGTAAAGGTTGAAAAACTGTATTCTGAGCTGTCTGATGAAGAGTATGAAATAATTGAGTATGTACGAGGTGTAGTAGCTAAACCTCTTTTTGGTGGTGGGCCTCTTCTTGATGTGTTTACTGGCTTAGATTTTCTCTTTCGTCTGGGTGATTGGGGTGTTGATAAAGTTAAAAAACTTCTAGGACATGTTTTATTGACTTTGAATTCACTAAAAGAGACCGAAAGCTTGATAGAGGGTATGAAGGATGAGGAGTTAAGGCAAGAATTACAAGATGAGTTTGGTTATGCTAAGCGTGAATATTTATATGAATTGTATTATACATTTACGCATTCTGTATATGATCGTTTTAACAGTTTGCATGGTGAGGATAGCAATCAGTTGCGTTTTACTGCTTTTAAAGATAAAGTTAAACTCATTGTAGGAACTGAGAATATAGAAAACGATATAATTTACAGACTCTTGCCATAA
- the ade gene encoding adenine deaminase: MNSLLIKANYIDIVNKEIYPSHITIKNGTISNIERTNESLKDYVLPGFIDSHIHIESSLLIPSHFAHLVVQHGTVSTISDPHEIANVNGIDGINFMINNSNKIDFKIFFGAPSCVPALPLEIETSGHVLDDKDVDKLLALDNIYYLSEMMNFPGVLNRDPKVMNKIHSALKRNKVVDGHAPGLSPESVLKYASAGISTDHECSTIEDARYKLSLGMKILIREGSAAKNFEALHPLISECSGKYRDHLMFCCDDAHPDILLNGHINLMVSRAIEYGHDFFDVLKIACINPVIHYKIPVGLLQVGDPADFIITKDLKTFKVDKTYINGKLVFSDGKSYIPLLNENPINNFNCSKKSIDDFKFFTQSKTIPTINCINNQIITNKTMTDSNLLAPNFESNISKDILKIAVINRYNNHNKISIGFTKNFGLKNGAIGSTVAHDSHNIIVLGTSDEYLCKAANLIIENKGGLCALNNQDTLILKLPIAGLMSMSPPKEVALKYIQLNNFCRNVLGSNLDSPLMTLSFMSLTVIPHLKINDKGLFDVDSFSFLNF; the protein is encoded by the coding sequence ATGAATTCATTACTAATTAAAGCAAATTATATCGATATTGTGAATAAAGAGATTTACCCTTCTCATATAACAATAAAAAATGGTACCATTTCCAACATAGAAAGAACTAATGAATCTTTAAAAGACTATGTATTACCAGGATTTATTGATTCTCACATACATATAGAAAGTTCCTTGCTTATTCCATCACATTTTGCTCATTTAGTAGTTCAACATGGTACCGTATCTACAATAAGCGATCCTCATGAAATAGCAAATGTCAATGGTATTGATGGTATTAATTTCATGATAAACAACTCCAATAAAATTGATTTTAAAATTTTTTTTGGTGCACCCTCTTGTGTCCCAGCTTTGCCCTTAGAAATTGAAACTTCTGGTCACGTCTTGGATGATAAAGATGTAGATAAGCTACTGGCACTAGATAATATCTATTATCTATCTGAAATGATGAATTTTCCCGGTGTACTTAATAGAGACCCTAAAGTAATGAACAAAATTCATTCTGCTTTGAAGCGTAACAAAGTTGTCGACGGACATGCACCCGGTTTATCACCTGAATCAGTTTTAAAGTACGCATCCGCAGGAATTAGTACCGATCATGAATGTTCAACAATAGAAGATGCACGATATAAATTGTCTTTAGGCATGAAAATCTTAATTAGAGAAGGCAGCGCGGCTAAAAATTTTGAAGCTTTACACCCTCTAATTAGCGAATGTTCAGGAAAATACCGAGATCATTTAATGTTTTGTTGTGATGACGCACATCCTGATATCTTGCTTAACGGGCATATAAACTTAATGGTTTCACGTGCCATAGAATATGGTCATGATTTTTTCGATGTTTTAAAAATAGCTTGTATTAACCCTGTTATACACTATAAAATCCCAGTCGGATTACTACAAGTCGGGGATCCTGCTGATTTTATTATTACTAAAGATCTAAAAACATTTAAAGTAGACAAAACTTACATAAATGGTAAATTGGTATTTAGTGATGGTAAATCATATATCCCACTACTAAATGAAAATCCTATCAATAATTTCAATTGCAGCAAAAAGTCAATTGACGACTTTAAATTTTTTACACAAAGTAAAACTATACCAACAATTAATTGCATTAATAATCAAATTATCACTAATAAAACCATGACTGACAGTAACCTATTAGCACCAAACTTTGAATCAAACATCAGCAAAGACATTTTAAAAATAGCAGTAATAAATCGATACAATAATCACAACAAAATATCGATAGGTTTTACAAAAAATTTTGGACTCAAAAATGGAGCCATTGGAAGCACAGTTGCTCACGACTCTCACAATATCATAGTTCTTGGTACTAGTGATGAATATTTATGCAAAGCAGCAAATCTTATTATTGAGAATAAAGGGGGTTTATGTGCTTTAAATAACCAAGATACCTTAATATTAAAACTTCCAATTGCGGGTTTGATGAGCATGAGCCCACCCAAGGAAGTTGCTTTAAAATATATTCAACTAAATAATTTTTGTAGGAATGTTTTAGGTTCTAATTTAGATTCCCCCTTAATGACATTATCTTTCATGTCATTAACGGTAATTCCTCACTTAAAAATAAATGACAAAGGACTGTTTGATGTTGACTCTTTTTCATTTTTAAATTTCTAG
- a CDS encoding 5'-methylthioadenosine/adenosylhomocysteine nucleosidase: MCNHKYLVFKLLIFLLVCFNGYAISNKNSNILVVFAMDSEAAELNKLMSRKEEIVLKDYGLNKKIVKGKISNRNVISAVVGIGKVNTSLWTSYLLSKYNISHVINCGVAGGVVNPKVSKLKVGDIVVSSEVAYHDFDLVKFGHKVGQVPELPQKFSSDRNLLEKALKAIKTKLKGVNGYSGLILTGDQFIDPVYLTKIVANFEDVIAVEMEGAALGHVAHVFNVPFIVVRSISDIVNNEGNEVEYSEFLKLATVNAAKMVQEILKLL, from the coding sequence ATGTGTAATCATAAATATTTGGTGTTTAAGTTATTAATTTTTTTATTAGTTTGTTTTAATGGATATGCTATTTCTAATAAAAATAGCAATATTTTAGTAGTGTTTGCTATGGATTCTGAAGCCGCTGAGCTGAATAAGCTTATGTCTCGTAAAGAAGAGATAGTGTTGAAGGATTATGGGCTTAATAAAAAAATTGTTAAAGGCAAGATATCTAATCGCAATGTTATTTCTGCTGTTGTGGGTATTGGAAAGGTAAATACAAGTTTATGGACTAGTTATCTTTTGTCAAAATATAATATAAGTCATGTAATTAATTGTGGGGTTGCTGGTGGGGTTGTTAACCCTAAGGTAAGTAAGCTTAAGGTGGGAGACATAGTAGTATCTTCAGAGGTGGCTTATCATGATTTTGATTTGGTTAAATTTGGACATAAAGTTGGACAGGTTCCAGAATTACCTCAGAAATTTAGTAGTGATAGAAATTTGCTAGAAAAGGCTTTAAAAGCTATTAAAACAAAGCTTAAAGGTGTTAATGGATATTCAGGATTAATACTAACAGGAGATCAATTTATTGATCCAGTTTATTTGACAAAGATTGTGGCAAACTTTGAGGATGTTATAGCTGTAGAGATGGAGGGTGCGGCATTGGGACATGTTGCTCATGTCTTTAATGTTCCTTTTATAGTTGTTAGATCTATATCTGATATTGTAAACAATGAGGGCAATGAAGTTGAATACAGCGAATTTCTTAAGTTGGCAACAGTGAATGCAGCTAAAATGGTACAGGAGATCTTGAAATTACTCTAA
- a CDS encoding NCS2 family permease, with the protein MSKGRETLMSQIKNNSLDYKTEIIAGLTTFLSMAYIIVVNPYILSSTGMPLGALVTATCLTAGFATIFMGVFTNTPLALASGMGINAFFAFSVVKGMNIPWEVALGAVFVEGIIFIILSLSRARESIVNAMPVNLRCAITVGIGLFIAFIGFVNSEIIVRNEATLIGLGNIINLKVFLTLLGIIAIFIFELKMIRGSILLSICITTLMAWGYALFDREAALSIGIRLPDGVLRYESISPIFNKLNFSYILGENFWNFVFIVFILLFNDLFDTVGTLVGVASKGDLTDNTGKIRNASKILLVDAISTTFGAIMGVSPVTTYVESSTGIAEGGRTGFTSVVTGILFLLAVFFAPLFIAVPASATSAALIYVGFFMCKEIKNIDFSNMREAIPSFLILFLIPLTYSIASGIGIGIIFYVIINVLHSLFTKESIKIAPTILLLFCIFILKLVFSH; encoded by the coding sequence TTGAGTAAAGGTAGAGAGACATTAATGTCGCAGATTAAAAATAATAGTCTTGATTATAAGACAGAGATTATAGCTGGGCTTACAACATTTTTAAGCATGGCGTATATAATAGTTGTTAATCCTTATATACTCTCTAGTACAGGTATGCCTTTGGGAGCATTGGTAACAGCTACATGTTTAACAGCTGGTTTTGCTACTATTTTTATGGGGGTTTTTACTAATACTCCTTTGGCATTGGCTTCTGGAATGGGAATTAATGCATTTTTTGCATTTTCTGTTGTTAAAGGTATGAATATACCTTGGGAAGTAGCTTTGGGAGCAGTTTTTGTTGAAGGTATTATTTTTATTATTTTATCTTTATCTAGGGCACGTGAGAGCATTGTAAATGCTATGCCGGTGAATTTAAGATGTGCTATTACTGTTGGGATAGGATTATTTATTGCTTTTATTGGTTTTGTAAATAGTGAGATAATTGTTAGGAACGAAGCCACATTAATTGGTCTTGGGAATATTATAAATTTAAAGGTTTTCCTTACCTTGTTAGGTATTATTGCCATATTTATTTTTGAACTTAAAATGATTAGGGGCAGTATATTATTATCAATTTGTATAACTACTTTAATGGCATGGGGTTATGCGCTTTTTGATAGAGAAGCTGCTTTGAGTATAGGAATTAGATTGCCGGATGGTGTTTTAAGATATGAATCAATTTCGCCTATATTTAATAAATTAAACTTTTCTTATATTCTAGGTGAAAATTTTTGGAATTTTGTTTTTATAGTATTTATTTTGTTATTTAATGATCTATTTGACACTGTTGGAACCTTGGTAGGTGTTGCTTCAAAGGGAGATTTGACTGATAATACGGGTAAGATACGTAATGCTAGTAAAATATTACTAGTTGATGCTATTTCTACCACTTTTGGAGCAATTATGGGTGTCTCCCCTGTAACTACTTATGTCGAGAGTTCTACAGGTATAGCTGAGGGTGGAAGAACAGGATTTACATCAGTTGTGACAGGTATTTTATTTTTATTGGCAGTATTTTTTGCACCTTTGTTTATTGCTGTTCCTGCTAGTGCAACTTCAGCTGCTTTAATATATGTGGGATTTTTTATGTGTAAAGAAATAAAGAATATAGATTTTTCAAATATGAGAGAAGCTATTCCCAGTTTTTTGATATTGTTTTTGATTCCTTTGACTTATAGTATAGCCTCAGGGATAGGAATTGGGATAATTTTTTATGTGATTATAAATGTATTGCATAGTTTGTTTACTAAAGAAAGTATAAAAATTGCTCCTACTATACTTTTATTATTTTGTATTTTTATTTTAAAATTAGTATTTTCTCATTAA
- the guaB gene encoding IMP dehydrogenase has translation MIEKIVKEALTFDDVSLIPRKSSVLPSDVDLKTKLTKNISLNIPFLSSAMDTVTESRMAIAMAKEGGIGIIHKNLTIEDQRKEVEIVKVYHRTGIIKNPITIDENANVQEAKILIAKHKISALPVTDKTGKILGLVTNRDIKYITDDNVPVINAMTKKLITAREDITLTEAKEILFRHKIEKLLIVDKSNNLRGLITCKDIDHVEHQEYFPNACKDMKNRLRVGAAVSIDVDTLERVEELVKADVDIIAIDSAHGHSTRVIELVRKIKNKYPNLDVIAGNIVTKEAALDLIDAGADCLKVGIGPGSICTTRIVAGVGVPQLTAIHDVFEACKHTNTCIIADGGIRFSGDIVKAIAAGADSVMIGNLFAGAHESPSEEVIYNGKKFKVYVGMGSLSAMARGSKSRYFQFENKESPGKLIPEGIEGMVPYVGKLKDIIFQLKGGLMSGMGYLGVGTILELKTNAKFVKISSASLRESHTHDVLENNK, from the coding sequence TTGATAGAAAAAATAGTAAAAGAAGCTTTGACTTTTGATGATGTTTCTTTAATTCCTAGAAAATCATCTGTATTACCCAGTGATGTTGATTTAAAGACAAAGTTAACAAAGAATATATCTTTAAATATACCTTTTTTAAGCTCAGCCATGGATACAGTTACAGAAAGCCGAATGGCAATAGCTATGGCTAAAGAGGGTGGAATAGGAATTATACATAAAAATCTCACCATTGAAGATCAAAGGAAAGAAGTAGAAATAGTAAAGGTTTATCACCGGACCGGAATTATAAAAAATCCTATCACTATTGATGAGAATGCAAATGTACAGGAAGCTAAGATATTGATTGCAAAACATAAGATCTCTGCATTGCCTGTGACAGATAAAACAGGTAAAATATTAGGTCTAGTGACTAATAGAGACATTAAATATATTACGGATGATAATGTTCCTGTAATAAATGCAATGACAAAAAAATTAATTACAGCAAGAGAAGATATAACTTTAACAGAAGCTAAAGAAATATTATTTAGGCATAAGATAGAAAAGTTACTTATTGTTGATAAGTCAAACAATTTAAGAGGATTAATAACCTGTAAAGACATAGATCATGTGGAGCATCAAGAGTATTTTCCTAATGCATGCAAAGATATGAAAAATAGGCTAAGAGTAGGAGCAGCTGTTTCTATTGATGTTGATACTTTAGAGCGTGTTGAAGAATTAGTCAAAGCGGATGTTGATATAATTGCTATTGATTCTGCACATGGACATTCTACTAGAGTAATTGAACTTGTAAGGAAAATTAAAAATAAATATCCAAATTTGGATGTTATTGCAGGTAATATAGTAACTAAGGAAGCAGCCCTTGATTTAATTGATGCAGGAGCAGACTGTTTGAAGGTTGGAATAGGTCCAGGAAGCATATGTACAACAAGAATAGTTGCAGGAGTTGGAGTACCGCAGTTAACCGCAATTCATGATGTTTTTGAAGCCTGTAAACATACAAATACTTGTATTATAGCGGATGGTGGAATTAGATTTTCAGGAGATATAGTTAAAGCAATTGCAGCTGGAGCTGATAGTGTGATGATAGGCAATCTTTTTGCTGGTGCTCATGAATCTCCTTCAGAGGAAGTAATTTATAATGGAAAAAAATTTAAAGTTTATGTCGGTATGGGCTCTCTTTCTGCTATGGCTAGAGGTTCCAAATCAAGATATTTCCAATTTGAAAATAAAGAATCCCCTGGTAAATTGATCCCTGAAGGCATTGAAGGAATGGTTCCTTATGTTGGAAAATTAAAAGACATTATATTTCAATTAAAGGGAGGTCTAATGTCTGGAATGGGTTACTTGGGAGTGGGAACAATATTAGAATTAAAGACAAACGCTAAATTTGTAAAAATAAGCTCTGCTTCTTTAAGAGAATCTCATACACATGATGTTTTGGAAAATAACAAATAA
- a CDS encoding complement regulator-acquiring protein, whose protein sequence is MKEYLFVLSILGFVLIACDVKEHCKGKSDIDNGCGKYVSKSIGVKKTKSSNLVKNTVKVKVKKKASSDETIFNLRLEIIDLISKEVDKIKYSELKIMSEPHDFYGLPFSYTICREKEFVLVCSNPECTRMYRRRFYASLDYDEHKFEELRACFAKINLSGVVDLLNCIFSVVSCKYQLKLEYLIENMNLKRDILLTMSIRDLDYIKSNLEWILSLKKTWNAGVDEIIDFLNRPFKGTEFILEEFNYFMNQRFKSLVGQIEKLGMLVAAILELVS, encoded by the coding sequence ATGAAGGAATATTTGTTTGTCTTGTCAATTTTAGGGTTTGTACTTATAGCTTGTGATGTTAAGGAACATTGTAAAGGTAAGTCTGACATAGATAATGGATGTGGGAAGTATGTTTCAAAGAGCATTGGGGTTAAAAAAACTAAAAGTAGTAATCTTGTTAAAAATACTGTTAAGGTAAAAGTGAAGAAAAAAGCTTCTTCAGATGAAACAATCTTTAATTTGCGATTAGAAATAATTGATTTGATTTCTAAAGAAGTTGACAAGATAAAATATTCTGAATTAAAAATCATGAGTGAACCTCATGATTTTTATGGTTTACCTTTTAGTTATACTATCTGTAGAGAAAAGGAATTTGTTTTAGTGTGTTCTAATCCAGAATGCACCAGAATGTATAGAAGAAGATTTTATGCATCACTTGATTATGATGAGCATAAGTTTGAAGAATTAAGGGCATGTTTTGCTAAAATCAACCTTAGTGGGGTTGTTGATCTCTTAAACTGCATTTTTAGTGTGGTATCTTGTAAATATCAATTAAAGCTTGAATATTTAATTGAAAATATGAATCTTAAAAGAGATATATTGCTGACTATGTCTATTAGAGATTTAGATTATATTAAATCAAATCTTGAATGGATTTTGTCTCTGAAAAAGACGTGGAATGCTGGAGTAGATGAAATTATTGATTTTCTTAATAGGCCTTTTAAAGGAACAGAGTTTATTTTAGAGGAGTTTAATTATTTTATGAATCAACGATTTAAGTCTTTAGTAGGACAAATAGAAAAACTTGGAATGTTGGTTGCTGCGATTTTGGAGTTGGTGTCTTAA
- the guaA gene encoding glutamine-hydrolyzing GMP synthase, producing MNNNAVIVLDFGSQYSQLIARKIREMGVYTMVIAYSISAEEIKDMYPVGIILSGGPASVYLDEAPTVDIDIFNLGVPILGICYGMQLIIKLFGGVISKCDKQEFGNTELFIEDDQSNLFFGLSNKLKVMMSHGDNIEKVPSNFKQIAYTETCIASVFNEEQKIYGLQFHPEVTCSEVGNQILKNFVFKICQAHVNWNLSNSIDDFVEKIRLQVGDKKVILGLSGGTDSLVCALLINNAIKSNLICVFIDTGLLRKNEVREILELGRQYNLNIKYVDSSSIFLKNLENIDEPEEKRKIIGRTFVEIFEKVALEDKDVEFLAQGTIYSDVIESESRNNVFSSHIKSHHNVGGLPEKIRLKLLEPLRELFKDEVIQLGIQLGIEENSLYRHPFPGPGLAIRIIGKISQEKINILQGADSILIEELLANNLYYKIRQAFVVLLPVKSVGVMGDNRTYEYTAVIRCVNTLDFMTANWVELPYDFLRKVSSRIINEVRGINRVCYDISSKPPATIEWE from the coding sequence GTGAATAATAATGCGGTGATTGTATTAGATTTTGGCTCTCAGTATAGTCAACTGATTGCAAGAAAAATTAGAGAGATGGGTGTTTATACAATGGTCATTGCATATTCTATTTCTGCAGAAGAGATTAAGGATATGTATCCTGTGGGGATAATTTTAAGCGGAGGACCTGCTTCTGTTTATCTCGACGAAGCTCCTACTGTGGACATTGATATTTTTAACTTAGGTGTACCGATTTTGGGAATATGTTATGGAATGCAGCTAATCATTAAATTGTTTGGGGGCGTAATTTCTAAATGTGATAAGCAAGAATTTGGTAATACTGAACTATTTATCGAAGATGATCAATCTAATTTATTTTTTGGTCTTTCTAATAAGTTAAAAGTAATGATGAGTCATGGAGACAATATTGAAAAAGTTCCAAGCAATTTCAAACAAATAGCTTATACTGAAACTTGTATTGCTTCTGTATTTAATGAAGAGCAAAAAATTTATGGATTACAATTTCACCCAGAGGTAACTTGTTCAGAGGTTGGTAATCAAATACTTAAAAATTTTGTTTTTAAAATTTGCCAAGCTCATGTGAACTGGAATTTAAGTAATAGCATAGATGATTTTGTGGAAAAAATAAGACTTCAAGTAGGTGATAAGAAAGTAATTTTGGGACTTTCTGGTGGAACAGATTCTTTAGTATGTGCATTACTTATTAATAATGCAATAAAAAGTAATTTAATCTGTGTTTTTATCGATACTGGCTTGTTACGCAAAAATGAAGTTAGGGAGATATTAGAACTTGGTAGACAGTACAATTTAAACATAAAATATGTTGATTCTTCTTCAATATTTTTGAAGAATTTAGAAAATATAGATGAACCTGAAGAGAAAAGAAAAATTATAGGAAGAACATTTGTAGAGATTTTTGAAAAGGTGGCCTTAGAAGACAAAGATGTAGAGTTTTTGGCACAAGGAACGATTTATTCAGATGTAATTGAGTCTGAATCGAGAAATAATGTTTTTTCATCACATATCAAATCACATCATAATGTAGGGGGACTTCCAGAAAAAATTAGATTAAAACTTTTAGAACCGTTAAGGGAGCTTTTTAAAGATGAAGTAATCCAATTAGGAATTCAATTAGGGATTGAAGAGAATTCTCTTTATAGACATCCCTTTCCAGGTCCGGGATTGGCAATAAGAATAATTGGCAAGATCTCTCAAGAAAAAATTAATATTCTTCAGGGAGCTGATAGTATTTTAATAGAAGAGCTTTTGGCAAATAATTTATATTATAAGATAAGGCAAGCATTTGTAGTTTTATTGCCTGTAAAATCTGTTGGAGTGATGGGGGATAACAGAACATATGAATATACAGCTGTTATTCGATGTGTTAATACTTTAGACTTTATGACTGCTAATTGGGTTGAATTACCTTATGATTTTTTAAGAAAAGTTTCTTCAAGAATAATTAATGAGGTCAGAGGTATAAATAGAGTTTGTTATGACATTTCTTCTAAGCCCCCAGCAACAATAGAATGGGAATAA